Proteins encoded by one window of Lycium barbarum isolate Lr01 chromosome 11, ASM1917538v2, whole genome shotgun sequence:
- the LOC132619702 gene encoding uncharacterized protein LOC132619702: MNGFRYTEGSKMIVSMSISTNDAELVELLHEKMGTDSENIQIDISGKYPCSFQGNNTRFIEFKIENDRSLLQFFAIPQKFADKIDINILEIYVKTKSTNQNNVFQMSGQHGYHMNLLAQNYGFAMASPSRHGHRSFDEGSSSQRHISCSHREYEAREAEATIDLYNDANAEISSESSEDGNPSGDDEESEIESEPDEDIGDIGDLLQNNIGVNPHDQFGHGVSETPCHDIPYFTTLENEEDIFISTRESEMGCCSVWSKDAKKDLEKKNMYFSSKAELKRAVTIWSLCKNKEFEVVGYNLWKIGKYVDNHRCETEGLTTSHANLDTNLIASLFLNKIRENPKLFVVDVRTQVHEKFGHQVTYRKAWLGRQDAFELVYGDFKKSFSELPKYFAAFQYFNHGTAVEWKHVESMSSLEVKTFKFVFWAFKPSIDAFHMCRLVILVDGTHIYGNYDIKLLIVVGIDGNDNILPLAFAIVDRESKEALKWFFRNLSAHVIKDREDICVISDRAKGILTSLSELR; this comes from the exons ATGAATGGATTCAGGTATACTGAAGGTTCCAAAATGATTGTTAGCATGTCTATTTCAACGAACGATGCTGAATTGGTTGAACTATTGCATGAGAAAATGGGGACAGATAGTGAAAATATTCAAATCGATATTTCTGGAAAATATCCATGCTCATTTCAAGGTAACAATACAAGGTTCATTGAGTTTAAAATTGAGAATGATCGGTCCTTGCTACAATTTTTCGCCATACCTCAAAAATTTGCGGATAAgattgatataaatattttggagaTTTATGTAAAGACCAAGTCAACAAATCAAAATAATGTATTTCAAATGAGTGGTCAGCATGGTTATCACATGAATTTGTTGGCTCAAAATTATGGATTTGCTATGGCCA GTCCTAGCAGGCATGGTCATCGATCATTTGATGAAGGCTCAAGTAGTCAAAGACATATTAGTTGTAGCCACAGAGAATATGAGGCCAG AGAAGCTGAGGCCACCATTGATTTGTATAATGATGCAAATGCTGAAATTAGCTCTGAAAGTTCAGAGGATGGCAATCCTTCAGGAGATGATGAAGAGAGTGAAATAGAAAGTGAACCTGATGAAGATATCGGCGATATTGGAGATTTACTTCAAAATAATATTGGCGTAAATCCTCATGATCAATTTGGTCATGGTGTGTCTGAAACTCCATGTCATGATATACCCTACTTTACGACATTGGAGAACGAGGAAGATATATTTATCTCTACACGAGAATCTGAGATGGGATGTTGTTCAGTTTGGTCCAAGGATGCCAAAaaagacttggaaaaaaaaaatatgtattttagCAGCAAAGCAGAGTTGAAACGGGCCGTGACGATTTGGAGTTTGTGCAAAAATAAAGAGTTCGAGGTG GTTGGATATAACCTTTGGAAGATAGGAAAGTATGTTGATAATCATAGATGTGAGACTGAAGGGCTTACGACAAGTCATGCCaacctagataccaatttgattgcATCCTTGTTTCTAAACAAAATTCGAGAAAATCCCAAGTTGTTTGTAGTAGATGTCAGGACTCAGGTTCACGAGAAATTTGGTCATCAAGTGACATACAGGAAAGCGTGGCTTGGGCGTCAAGATGCATTTGAATTGGTGTATGGTGActttaaaaaatcatttagtgAACTTCCTAAATATTTTGCAGCTTTTCAGTACTTTAATCATGGAACAGCTGTGGAATGGAAACACGTAGAGTCTATGAGTTCACTAGAGGTAAAAACTTTCAAGTTTGTATTTTGGGCTTTCAAGCCGAGCATTGATGCGTTCCACATGTGTCGCCTAGTTATTTTAGTAGATGGAACTCATATATATGGAAACTATGACATCAAATTATTAATTGTTGTTGGAATTGACGGGAATGATAACATTCTCCCTCTAGCATTTGCTATTGTTGACAGGGAGTCGAAAGAGGCTCTGAAATGGTTTTTTAGGAATCTGAGCGCACATGTGATAAAGGATAGAGAAGATATATGTGTGATCTCTGATAGGGCAAAAGGAATTTTGACTAGTTTGTCGGAGTTGCGGTGA